One window of the Camelina sativa cultivar DH55 chromosome 1, Cs, whole genome shotgun sequence genome contains the following:
- the LOC104742627 gene encoding clathrin heavy chain 2 isoform X3, which translates to MAAANAPITMKEVLTLPSVGINQQFITFTNVTMESDKYICVRETAPQNSVVIIDMNMPMQPLRRPITADSALMNPNSRILALKAQVPGTTQDHLQIFNIEAKAKLKSHQMPEQVVFWKWITPKMLGLVTQTSVYHWSIEGDTEPVKMFDRTANLANNQIINYKCSPNEKWLVLIGIAPGSPERQQLVKGNMQLFSVDQQRSQALEAHAASFAQFKVPGNENPSILISFASKSFNAGQITSKLHVIELGAQPGKPSFTKKQADLFFPPDFADDFPVAMQVSHKFNLIYVITKLGLLFVYDLETASAIYRNRISPDPIFLTSEASSVGGFYAINRRGQVLLATVNEATIIPFISGQLNNLELAVNLAKRGNLPGAENLVVQRFQELFAQTKYKEAAELAAESPQGILRTPDTVAKFQSVPVQAGQTPPLLQYFGTLLTRGKLNSYESLELSRLVVNQNKKNLLENWLAEDKLECSEELGDLVKTVDNDLALKIYIKARATPKVVAAFAERREFDKILIYSKQVGYTPDYLFLLQTILRTDPQGAVNFALMMSQMEGGCPVDYNTITDLFLQRNLIREATAFLLDVLKPNLPEHAFLQTKVLEINLVTFPNVADAILANGMFSHYDRPRVAQLCEKAGLYIQSLKHYSELPDIKRVIVNTHAIEPQALVEFFGTLSSDWAMECMKDLLLVNLRGNLQIIVQACKEYCEQLGVDACIKLFEQFKSYEGLYFFLGSYLSMSEDPEIHFKYIEAAAKTGQIKEVERVTRESNFYDAEKTKNFLMEAKLPDARPLINVCDRFGFVPDLTHYLYTNNMLRYIEGYVQKVNPANAPLVVGQLLDDECPEDFIKGLILSVRSLLPVEPLVEECEKRNRLRLLTQFLEHLVSEGSQDVHVHNALGKIIIDSNNNPEHFLTTNPYYDSKVVGKYCEKRDPTLAVVAYRRGQCDEELINVTNKNSLFKLQARYVVERMDGDLWDKVLEENNEYRRQLIDQVVSTALPESKSPEQVSAAVKAFMTADLPHELIELLEKIVLQNSAFSGNFNLQNLLILTAIKADPSRVMDYINRLDNFDGPAVGEVAVEAQLYEEAFAIFKKFNLNVQAVNVLLDNVKSIERAVEFAFRVEEDSVWSQVAKAQLREGLVSDAIESFIRADDATHFLEVIRVSEDTDVYDDLVKYLLMVRQKVKEPKVDSELIYAYAKIDRLGEIEEFILMPNVANLQNVGDRLYDEALYEAAKIIYAFISNWGKLAVTLVKLQQFQGAVDAARKANSAKTWKEVCFACVDAEEFRLAQICGLNIIIQVDDLEEVSEYYQNRGCFNELISLMESGLGLERAHMGIFTELGVLYARYRYEKLMEHIKLFSTRLNIPKLIRACDEQQHWQELTYLYIQYDEFDNAATTVMNHSPEAWEHMQFKDIVAKVANVELYYKAVHFYLQEHPDIINDLLNVLALRLDHTRVVDIMRKAGHLKLIKPYMIAVQSNNVSAVNEALNEIYVEEEDYDRLRESIDLHDSFDQIGLAQKIEKHELVEMRRVAAYIYKKAGRWKQSIALSKKDNMYKDCMETASQSGEHELAEQLLVYFIEQGKKECFATCLFVCYDLIRPDVALELAWINNMMDFAFPYLLQFIREYSGKVDELIKDKIEAQKEVKAKEQEEKEVMSQQNMYAQLLPLALPAPPMPGMGGGGGYGPPPTMGGMPGMPPMPAYGMPPMGGY; encoded by the exons CTCAAGTTCCAGGAACTACTCAGGATCATCTACAGATATTTAACATCGAAGCAAAAGCAAAGTTGAAATCGCATCAGATGCCTGAGCAG GTTGTCTTTTGGAAATGGATTACACCAAAGATGTTGGGGCTGGTCACACAGACTTCCGTTTATCATTGGTCAATTGAAG GTGATACTGAGCCAGTTAAGATGTTTGATAGAACGGCAAATTTGGCcaacaatcaaattataaactataagtGCTCTCCTAATGAGAAGTGGTTGGTTTTAATTGGAATTGCTCCTGGCTCTCCTGAG AGACAACAATTAGTAAAAGGAAATATGCAGCTTTTCTCCGTGGATCAACAGCGGAGCCAGGCCCTTGAGGCACATGCTGCGTCATTTGCGCAGTTTAAG gTCCCTGGGAATGAGAATCCTTCTATTCTTATATCCTTTGCAAGCAAGAGTTTTAATGCTGGGCAGATAACATCAAAGTTGCATGTCATTGAACTTGGTGCCCAACCCG GAAAACCATCATTTACAAAAAAGCAAGCTGATCTCTTTTTTCCCCCTGATTTTGCTGATGATTTTCCTGTTGCCATGCAG GTCTCTCACAAATTTAACTTGATATATGTTATCACCAAGCTTGGCCTGTTGTTTGTATACGATCTAGAGACTGCTTCTGCTATCTACAGAAATCGGATTAGTCCCGACCCAATTTTCTTGACTTCTGAAGCTTCCTCAGTTGGGGGTTTCTATGCCATTAATAGGCGAGGACAAGTTCTTTTGGCTACAGTAAACGAGGCTACCATTATACCTTTTATTAGTGGTCAA TTGAACAATTTGGAACTTGCTGTCAATCTTGCTAAACGAGGGAACCTCCCAGGTGCAGAAAATCTG GTTGTCCAGCGGTTCCAAGAGTTGTTCGCTCAAACAAAGTACAAGGAGGCTGCTGAGCTTGCTGCTGAATCTCCTCAAGGAATTCTAAGGACACCTGATACAGTGGCCAAATTTCAG AGTGTTCCTGTACAAGCTGGACAAACTCCTCCACTGTTACAATATTTTGGGACTCTTTTGACTAGAGGGAAGCTCAATTCATATGAGTCGCTGGAACTATCTCGGCTTGTtgtgaaccaaaacaaaaagaacctCCTGGAAAACTGGTTGGCAGAGGATAAGCTAGAATGCAGTGAAGAACTTGGAGACCTTGTCAAG ACTGTGGATAATGATCTTGCTCTGAAAATATACATCAAAGCTCGGGCGACTCCAAAAGTTGTAGCAGCTTTTGCAGAAAGACGGGAGTTTGACAAAATACTGATTTACTCAAAGCAG GTTGGGTACACACCTGATTACCTGTTTCTTCTGCAAACCATACTCCGTACAGATCCTCAG GGAGCGGTAAATTTTGCATTAATGATGTCTCAAATGGAAGGAGGTTGTCCAGTTGACTACAACACCATCACTGATCTTTTTCTTCAG AGAAATCTGATCCGAGAAGCAACTGCTTTCCTTCTGGATGTGCTGAAGCCAAATTTACCTGAGCATGCGTTTCTGCAAACTAAG GTTCTGGAGATCAATTTGGTAACCTTTCCTAATGTGGCTGATGCGATATTAGCAAATGGAATGTTCAGCCACTATGACCGGCCTCGTGTTGCCCAACTTTGTGAAAAGGCTGGGCTTTATATCCAATCCTTGAAG CATTACTCAGAGTTACCTGATATAAAACGTGTAATTGTGAACACACATGCTATCGAGCCACAG GCTCTTGTTGAGTTTTTTGGCACTCTTTCTAGCGATTGGGCTATGGAGTGCATGAAGGATCTGTTGCTGGTCAACCTGAGAGGCAATCTGCAGATAATCGTTCAG GCTTGCAAGGAGTACTGTGAGCAACTAGGTGTTGATGCATGTATTAAGCTCTTTGAGCAGTTCAAGTCATACGAAGGGCTATACTTTTTCCTAGGTTCATATTTGAGTATGAg TGAGGATCCGGAGATTCACTTCAAGTACATTGAAGCTGCTGCTAAGACTGGTCAAATAAAGGAGGTTGAGCGTGTAACTAGAGAATCTAACTTCTATGATGCTGAAAAGACGAAAAACTTTTTGATGGAAGCTAAGCTGCCTGATGCACGACCTTTGATAAATGTCTGCGACCGTTTCGGCTTTGTGCCTGATCTTACTCATTACCTCTACACAAACAACATGCTTCGTTACATTGAAGGTTACGTACAAAAG GTGAACCCTGCGAATGCTCCCTTAGTTGTGGGACAGTTGCTTGATGATGAATGCCCTGAAGATTTTATAAAAGGCCTTATTCTTTCTGTTCGCTCGTTGCTTCCTGTTGAACCACTTGTGGAGGAATGCGAGAAGAG AAATCGACTTCGTCTCCTCACTCAGTTCTTGGAGCATCTAGTTAGTGAGGGAAGCCAAGACGTGCATGTCCATAATGCCTTGGGTAAAATTATCATAGACAGTAACAACAACCCTGAGCATTTCCTGACCACCAACCCTTACTACGACTCTAAGGTTGTGGGTAAATATTGTGAGAAACGTGATCCTACCTTGGCGGTTGTGGCATACAGAAGAGGACAATGTGATGAGGAACTCATCAATGTCACtaacaaaaactctttgttCAAGTTACAAGCCAg GTATGTAGTGGAGAGGATGGATGGTGATCTCTGGGATAAGGTTCTCGAAGAAAACAATGAGTATAGACGACAACTTATTGACCAAGTTGTTTCTACTGCTTTACCTGAAAGCAAGAGCCCGGAGCAAGTTTCTGCAGCTGTTAAAGCATTCATGACTGCTGATTTGCCACACGAGCTTATTGAGCTTCTTGAAAAGATCGTTCTTCAAAATTCTGCCTTCAGTGGGAATTTTAATCTGCAAAATCTGCTTATATTGACTGCTATTAAGGCAGATCCATCTAGAGTTATGGATTACATTAATAGGCTGGACAACTTTGATGGACCTGCTGTTGGAGAAGTCGCAGTTGAAGCCCAATTGTATGAGGAAGCATTTGCTATCTTCAAGAAGTTTAACTTAAATGTTCAGGCTGTCAATGTATTGCTGGATAACGTCAAAAGCATTGAGCGTGCAGTTGAGTTTGCTTTCCGGGTCGAAGAAGATTCTGTTTGGAGCCAAGTAGCTAAGGCGCAACTCAGGGAAGGACTCGTCAGTGATGCAATTGAGTCCTTTATCCGCGCTGATGATGCCACTCATTTCTTGGAGGTCATTCGTGTCTCTGAAGATACTGATGTCTATGATGACTTGGTCAAATACCTTCTGATGGTTAGACAGAAGGTGAAGGAACCCAAGGTTGACAGTGAGCTCATCTATGCATATGCAAAGATCGATAGGTTAggtgagattgaagaattcattcTGATGCCAAACGTTGCTAATCTACAAAATGTTGGTGATCGCCTGTATGATGAAGCTCTCTATGAGGCTGCAAAAATAATCTATGCGTTCATATCAAACTGGGGTAAGTTAGCTGTCacacttgtgaagttgcaaCAGTTCCAAGGTGCTGTTGACGCTGCAAGGAAAGCAAACAGTGCAAAGACATGGAAGGAAGTCTGCTTTGCTTGCGTTGATGCAGAGGAGTTCCGGTTGGCCCAAATCTGTGGTCTTAACATTATCATTCAG GTGGATGACTTGGAAGAAGTCAGCGAGTACTACCAGAACAGAGGGTGCTTCAATGAATTAATCTCGCTTATGGAGAGTGGACTTGGGCTGGAACGTGCCCACATGGGTATCTTTACCGAGTTGGGTGTACTCTATGCTAGATATCGCTATGAGAAACTTATGGAACACATCAAGTTATTTTCAACTCGCCTCAATATTCCCAAGCTTATACGGGCCTGTGATGAGCAACAGCACTGGCAGGAACTTACATATCTGTACATTCAATATGATGAGTTTGATAATGCTGCGACCACTGTCATGAACCATTCTCCTGAAGCTTGGGAGCACATGCAGTTTAAAGACATTGTTGCCAAGGTAGCAAATGTTGAATTGTACTACAAGGCTGTGCACTTCTACTTGCAAGAGCATCCTGATATAATCAACGATCTTCTCAACGTGCTTGCGTTGCGGCTAGACCACACTCGTGTTGTTGATATAATGCGGAAG GCTGGTCACTTAAAACTTATCAAGCCATACATGATTGCAGTTCAGAGCAACAATGTCTCTGCTGTTAATGAGGCTCTGAATGAGATATacgtggaagaagaagactatgaTAGGTTGCGGGAGTCTATTGATTTACATGACAGCTTTGACCAGATTGGCCTTGCTCAGAAG ATCGAGAAGCACGAGCTTGTTGAAATGAGACGTGTGGCTGCATATATCTACAAAAAAGCGGGTAGATGGAAGCAATCAATTGCTTTATCAAAGAAAGACAACATGTACAAAGACTGTATGGAAACTGCTTCACAATCCGGCGAACATGAACTTGCAGAACAACTACTGGTGTATTTCATTGAACAG GGCAAAAAGGAATGCTTTGCCACATGTCTCTTTGTATGTTATGACTTAATCCGACCAGATGTGGCTCTAGAACTTGCCTGGATCAACAATATGATGGACTTTGCCTTCCCGTATCTCCTCCAG ttTATCCGAGAATACTCTGGCAAAGTGGATGAGCTAATAAAGGACAAGATAGAGGCACAAAAAGAAGTGAAGGCCAAAGAGCAGGAAGAGAAGGAGGTCATGTCCCAACAG aACATGTACGCCCAGCTATTGCCACTTGCTTTACCTGCACCACCGATGCCAGGAATGGGAGGTGGTGGTGGGTATGGTCCGCCACCAACAATGGGTGGTATGCCAGGAATGCCGCCCATGCCAGCATATGGAATGCCACCGATGGGAGGTTACTAA
- the LOC104742627 gene encoding clathrin heavy chain 2 isoform X2, whose protein sequence is MAAANAPITMKEVLTLPSVGINQQFITFTNVTMESDKYICVRETAPQNSVVIIDMNMPMQPLRRPITADSALMNPNSRILALKAQVPGTTQDHLQIFNIEAKAKLKSHQMPEQVVFWKWITPKMLGLVTQTSVYHWSIEGDTEPVKMFDRTANLANNQIINYKCSPNEKWLVLIGIAPGSPERQQLVKGNMQLFSVDQQRSQALEAHAASFAQFKVPGNENPSILISFASKSFNAGQITSKLHVIELGAQPGKPSFTKKQADLFFPPDFADDFPVAMQVSHKFNLIYVITKLGLLFVYDLETASAIYRNRISPDPIFLTSEASSVGGFYAINRRGQVLLATVNEATIIPFISGQLNNLELAVNLAKRGNLPGAENLVVQRFQELFAQTKYKEAAELAAESPQGILRTPDTVAKFQSVPVQAGQTPPLLQYFGTLLTRGKLNSYESLELSRLVVNQNKKNLLENWLAEDKLECSEELGDLVKTVDNDLALKIYIKARATPKVVAAFAERREFDKILIYSKQVGYTPDYLFLLQTILRTDPQGAVNFALMMSQMEGGCPVDYNTITDLFLQRNLIREATAFLLDVLKPNLPEHAFLQTKVLEINLVTFPNVADAILANGMFSHYDRPRVAQLCEKAGLYIQSLKHYSELPDIKRVIVNTHAIEPQALVEFFGTLSSDWAMECMKDLLLVNLRGNLQIIVQACKEYCEQLGVDACIKLFEQFKSYEGLYFFLGSYLSMSEDPEIHFKYIEAAAKTGQIKEVERVTRESNFYDAEKTKNFLMEAKLPDARPLINVCDRFGFVPDLTHYLYTNNMLRYIEGYVQKVNPANAPLVVGQLLDDECPEDFIKGLILSVRSLLPVEPLVEECEKRNRLRLLTQFLEHLVSEGSQDVHVHNALGKIIIDSNNNPEHFLTTNPYYDSKVVGKYCEKRDPTLAVVAYRRGQCDEELINVTNKNSLFKLQARYVVERMDGDLWDKVLEENNEYRRQLIDQVVSTALPESKSPEQVSAAVKAFMTADLPHELIELLEKIVLQNSAFSGNFNLQNLLILTAIKADPSRVMDYINRLDNFDGPAVGEVAVEAQLYEEAFAIFKKFNLNVQAVNVLLDNVKSIERAVEFAFRVEEDSVWSQVAKAQLREGLVSDAIESFIRADDATHFLEVIRVSEDTDVYDDLVKYLLMVRQKVKEPKVDSELIYAYAKIDRLGEIEEFILMPNVANLQNVGDRLYDEALYEAAKIIYAFISNWGKLAVTLVKLQQFQGAVDAARKANSAKTWKEVCFACVDAEEFRLAQICGLNIIIQVDDLEEVSEYYQNRGCFNELISLMESGLGLERAHMGIFTELGVLYARYRYEKLMEHIKLFSTRLNIPKLIRACDEQQHWQELTYLYIQYDEFDNAATTVMNHSPEAWEHMQFKDIVAKVANVELYYKAVHFYLQEHPDIINDLLNVLALRLDHTRVVDIMRKAGHLKLIKPYMIAVQSNNVSAVNEALNEIYVEEEDYDRLRESIDLHDSFDQIGLAQKIEKHELVEMRRVAAYIYKKAGRWKQSIALSKKDNMYKDCMETASQSGEHELAEQLLVYFIEQGKKECFATCLFVCYDLIRPDVALELAWINNMMDFAFPYLLQFIREYSGKVDELIKDKIEAQKEVKAKEQEEKEVMSQQNMYAQLLPLALPAPPMPGMGGGGGYGPPPTMGGMPGMPPMPAYGMPPMGGY, encoded by the exons CTCAAGTTCCAGGAACTACTCAGGATCATCTACAGATATTTAACATCGAAGCAAAAGCAAAGTTGAAATCGCATCAGATGCCTGAGCAG GTTGTCTTTTGGAAATGGATTACACCAAAGATGTTGGGGCTGGTCACACAGACTTCCGTTTATCATTGGTCAATTGAAG GTGATACTGAGCCAGTTAAGATGTTTGATAGAACGGCAAATTTGGCcaacaatcaaattataaactataagtGCTCTCCTAATGAGAAGTGGTTGGTTTTAATTGGAATTGCTCCTGGCTCTCCTGAG AGACAACAATTAGTAAAAGGAAATATGCAGCTTTTCTCCGTGGATCAACAGCGGAGCCAGGCCCTTGAGGCACATGCTGCGTCATTTGCGCAGTTTAAG gTCCCTGGGAATGAGAATCCTTCTATTCTTATATCCTTTGCAAGCAAGAGTTTTAATGCTGGGCAGATAACATCAAAGTTGCATGTCATTGAACTTGGTGCCCAACCCG GAAAACCATCATTTACAAAAAAGCAAGCTGATCTCTTTTTTCCCCCTGATTTTGCTGATGATTTTCCTGTTGCCATGCAG GTCTCTCACAAATTTAACTTGATATATGTTATCACCAAGCTTGGCCTGTTGTTTGTATACGATCTAGAGACTGCTTCTGCTATCTACAGAAATCGGATTAGTCCCGACCCAATTTTCTTGACTTCTGAAGCTTCCTCAGTTGGGGGTTTCTATGCCATTAATAGGCGAGGACAAGTTCTTTTGGCTACAGTAAACGAGGCTACCATTATACCTTTTATTAGTGGTCAA TTGAACAATTTGGAACTTGCTGTCAATCTTGCTAAACGAGGGAACCTCCCAGGTGCAGAAAATCTG GTTGTCCAGCGGTTCCAAGAGTTGTTCGCTCAAACAAAGTACAAGGAGGCTGCTGAGCTTGCTGCTGAATCTCCTCAAGGAATTCTAAGGACACCTGATACAGTGGCCAAATTTCAG AGTGTTCCTGTACAAGCTGGACAAACTCCTCCACTGTTACAATATTTTGGGACTCTTTTGACTAGAGGGAAGCTCAATTCATATGAGTCGCTGGAACTATCTCGGCTTGTtgtgaaccaaaacaaaaagaacctCCTGGAAAACTGGTTGGCAGAGGATAAGCTAGAATGCAGTGAAGAACTTGGAGACCTTGTCAAG ACTGTGGATAATGATCTTGCTCTGAAAATATACATCAAAGCTCGGGCGACTCCAAAAGTTGTAGCAGCTTTTGCAGAAAGACGGGAGTTTGACAAAATACTGATTTACTCAAAGCAG GTTGGGTACACACCTGATTACCTGTTTCTTCTGCAAACCATACTCCGTACAGATCCTCAG GGAGCGGTAAATTTTGCATTAATGATGTCTCAAATGGAAGGAGGTTGTCCAGTTGACTACAACACCATCACTGATCTTTTTCTTCAG AGAAATCTGATCCGAGAAGCAACTGCTTTCCTTCTGGATGTGCTGAAGCCAAATTTACCTGAGCATGCGTTTCTGCAAACTAAG GTTCTGGAGATCAATTTGGTAACCTTTCCTAATGTGGCTGATGCGATATTAGCAAATGGAATGTTCAGCCACTATGACCGGCCTCGTGTTGCCCAACTTTGTGAAAAGGCTGGGCTTTATATCCAATCCTTGAAG CATTACTCAGAGTTACCTGATATAAAACGTGTAATTGTGAACACACATGCTATCGAGCCACAG GCTCTTGTTGAGTTTTTTGGCACTCTTTCTAGCGATTGGGCTATGGAGTGCATGAAGGATCTGTTGCTGGTCAACCTGAGAGGCAATCTGCAGATAATCGTTCAG GCTTGCAAGGAGTACTGTGAGCAACTAGGTGTTGATGCATGTATTAAGCTCTTTGAGCAGTTCAAGTCATACGAAGGGCTATACTTTTTCCTAGGTTCATATTTGAGTATGAg TGAGGATCCGGAGATTCACTTCAAGTACATTGAAGCTGCTGCTAAGACTGGTCAAATAAAGGAGGTTGAGCGTGTAACTAGAGAATCTAACTTCTATGATGCTGAAAAGACGAAAAACTTTTTGATGGAAGCTAAGCTGCCTGATGCACGACCTTTGATAAATGTCTGCGACCGTTTCGGCTTTGTGCCTGATCTTACTCATTACCTCTACACAAACAACATGCTTCGTTACATTGAAGGTTACGTACAAAAG GTGAACCCTGCGAATGCTCCCTTAGTTGTGGGACAGTTGCTTGATGATGAATGCCCTGAAGATTTTATAAAAGGCCTTATTCTTTCTGTTCGCTCGTTGCTTCCTGTTGAACCACTTGTGGAGGAATGCGAGAAGAG AAATCGACTTCGTCTCCTCACTCAGTTCTTGGAGCATCTAGTTAGTGAGGGAAGCCAAGACGTGCATGTCCATAATGCCTTGGGTAAAATTATCATAGACAGTAACAACAACCCTGAGCATTTCCTGACCACCAACCCTTACTACGACTCTAAGGTTGTGGGTAAATATTGTGAGAAACGTGATCCTACCTTGGCGGTTGTGGCATACAGAAGAGGACAATGTGATGAGGAACTCATCAATGTCACtaacaaaaactctttgttCAAGTTACAAGCCAg GTATGTAGTGGAGAGGATGGATGGTGATCTCTGGGATAAGGTTCTCGAAGAAAACAATGAGTATAGACGACAACTTATTGACCAAGTTGTTTCTACTGCTTTACCTGAAAGCAAGAGCCCGGAGCAAGTTTCTGCAGCTGTTAAAGCATTCATGACTGCTGATTTGCCACACGAGCTTATTGAGCTTCTTGAAAAGATCGTTCTTCAAAATTCTGCCTTCAGTGGGAATTTTAATCTGCAAAATCTGCTTATATTGACTGCTATTAAGGCAGATCCATCTAGAGTTATGGATTACATTAATAGGCTGGACAACTTTGATGGACCTGCTGTTGGAGAAGTCGCAGTTGAAGCCCAATTGTATGAGGAAGCATTTGCTATCTTCAAGAAGTTTAACTTAAATGTTCAGGCTGTCAATGTATTGCTGGATAACGTCAAAAGCATTGAGCGTGCAGTTGAGTTTGCTTTCCGGGTCGAAGAAGATTCTGTTTGGAGCCAAGTAGCTAAGGCGCAACTCAGGGAAGGACTCGTCAGTGATGCAATTGAGTCCTTTATCCGCGCTGATGATGCCACTCATTTCTTGGAGGTCATTCGTGTCTCTGAAGATACTGATGTCTATGATGACTTGGTCAAATACCTTCTGATGGTTAGACAGAAGGTGAAGGAACCCAAGGTTGACAGTGAGCTCATCTATGCATATGCAAAGATCGATAGGTTAggtgagattgaagaattcattcTGATGCCAAACGTTGCTAATCTACAAAATGTTGGTGATCGCCTGTATGATGAAGCTCTCTATGAGGCTGCAAAAATAATCTATGCGTTCATATCAAACTGGGGTAAGTTAGCTGTCacacttgtgaagttgcaaCAGTTCCAAGGTGCTGTTGACGCTGCAAGGAAAGCAAACAGTGCAAAGACATGGAAGGAAGTCTGCTTTGCTTGCGTTGATGCAGAGGAGTTCCGGTTGGCCCAAATCTGTGGTCTTAACATTATCATTCAG GTGGATGACTTGGAAGAAGTCAGCGAGTACTACCAGAACAGAGGGTGCTTCAATGAATTAATCTCGCTTATGGAGAGTGGACTTGGGCTGGAACGTGCCCACATGGGTATCTTTACCGAGTTGGGTGTACTCTATGCTAGATATCGCTATGAGAAACTTATGGAACACATCAAGTTATTTTCAACTCGCCTCAATATTCCCAAGCTTATACGGGCCTGTGATGAGCAACAGCACTGGCAGGAACTTACATATCTGTACATTCAATATGATGAGTTTGATAATGCTGCGACCACTGTCATGAACCATTCTCCTGAAGCTTGGGAGCACATGCAGTTTAAAGACATTGTTGCCAAGGTAGCAAATGTTGAATTGTACTACAAGGCTGTGCACTTCTACTTGCAAGAGCATCCTGATATAATCAACGATCTTCTCAACGTGCTTGCGTTGCGGCTAGACCACACTCGTGTTGTTGATATAATGCGGAAG GCTGGTCACTTAAAACTTATCAAGCCATACATGATTGCAGTTCAGAGCAACAATGTCTCTGCTGTTAATGAGGCTCTGAATGAGATATacgtggaagaagaagactatgaTAGGTTGCGGGAGTCTATTGATTTACATGACAGCTTTGACCAGATTGGCCTTGCTCAGAAG ATCGAGAAGCACGAGCTTGTTGAAATGAGACGTGTGGCTGCATATATCTACAAAAAAGCGGGTAGATGGAAGCAATCAATTGCTTTATCAAAGAAAGACAACATGTACAAAGACTGTATGGAAACTGCTTCACAATCCGGCGAACATGAACTTGCAGAACAACTACTGGTGTATTTCATTGAACAG GGCAAAAAGGAATGCTTTGCCACATGTCTCTTTGTATGTTATGACTTAATCCGACCAGATGTGGCTCTAGAACTTGCCTGGATCAACAATATGATGGACTTTGCCTTCCCGTATCTCCTCCAG tttATCCGAGAATACTCTGGCAAAGTGGATGAGCTAATAAAGGACAAGATAGAGGCACAAAAAGAAGTTAAGGCCAAAGAGCAGGAAGAGAAGGAGGTCATGTCCC aacagaACATGTACGCCCAGCTATTGCCACTTGCTTTACCTGCACCACCGATGCCAGGAATGGGAGGTGGTGGTGGGTATGGTCCGCCACCAACAATGGGTGGTATGCCAGGAATGCCGCCCATGCCAGCATATGGAATGCCACCGATGGGAGGTTACTAA